The Echinicola rosea genome has a segment encoding these proteins:
- a CDS encoding sugar ABC transporter ATP-binding protein, whose amino-acid sequence MLTVKNITKEFVGVKALDNVSLDLQPGQVTTILGENGAGKSTLMKILSGVYPDYEGTIFLHGEAVRFQNTKEAQRMGINIIHQELNLIPYLSIRENIFLGREPETAIGLLDVDKMHKEAVQLLKKLKLDMDPETPVSQLKVGQQQLVEIAKALSLESQVIIMDEPTSAISDQEVDILFEIIRDLRQEGKAIAYISHKLDELFSIADRYVVLRDGQMIEAGKMEGMTEDALIQKMVGREVVIQRSCTDRQIDEKILSVKNLTVKHPKIADKLLLKDISFTLGKGEVLGIFGLMGAGRTELMEALFGVLPHQGAEITLAGKVHTFHKPQEAMDAGLALVPEDRKHDGLVLCMDVCTNSSLTVVDSILSGGLLDEKKEKGLAQKYMGELKIKASSHRQVVEKLSGGNQQKVVLAKWLATRPKVLMLDEPTRGIDINAKNEIYKLIRQLASEGIGLIVVSSELPEILAISDRVLVMAEGRLTANIPICEQTSEDEILQAAIPKKEERKKD is encoded by the coding sequence ATGCTGACCGTTAAAAACATCACCAAGGAGTTTGTCGGGGTAAAGGCCTTGGACAATGTAAGTTTGGACTTGCAACCAGGGCAGGTAACCACCATTTTGGGTGAAAATGGTGCAGGCAAATCCACGCTTATGAAGATTCTTTCCGGGGTTTACCCCGATTATGAAGGCACGATCTTTCTTCATGGGGAGGCAGTCAGATTCCAAAACACCAAAGAAGCCCAAAGAATGGGCATCAATATTATCCATCAAGAGCTGAACCTCATTCCTTATCTCAGCATCCGGGAAAACATCTTCTTGGGCAGGGAGCCAGAAACGGCCATTGGACTGCTGGATGTGGACAAGATGCACAAGGAAGCGGTACAATTGCTCAAAAAACTTAAACTTGACATGGATCCGGAAACTCCCGTCAGCCAGCTTAAAGTGGGGCAACAGCAGCTGGTAGAAATTGCGAAAGCACTTTCACTGGAAAGCCAAGTGATTATCATGGACGAGCCGACTTCAGCGATCTCCGACCAAGAGGTGGATATTTTGTTTGAGATCATCAGGGATTTAAGGCAAGAGGGAAAAGCCATTGCTTATATCTCACATAAACTGGATGAGCTTTTTTCCATTGCTGACCGCTACGTGGTGCTCAGGGATGGCCAGATGATCGAAGCAGGAAAGATGGAGGGCATGACCGAGGACGCTTTGATCCAAAAAATGGTGGGCAGGGAAGTGGTCATCCAACGCTCCTGCACGGACAGACAAATTGATGAAAAAATACTTTCGGTAAAGAACTTAACCGTAAAGCATCCTAAAATAGCCGATAAATTATTGCTGAAGGATATTTCTTTTACGCTGGGCAAGGGAGAGGTGCTGGGGATATTTGGACTGATGGGAGCGGGACGGACAGAGCTGATGGAAGCGCTTTTTGGGGTGCTTCCGCATCAGGGAGCAGAAATCACGCTCGCTGGAAAAGTCCATACATTCCATAAGCCCCAAGAAGCGATGGATGCAGGATTGGCACTGGTGCCGGAAGACCGGAAACACGACGGCCTGGTGCTGTGCATGGATGTTTGTACCAATTCCAGTCTGACCGTCGTGGACAGTATACTCAGCGGAGGGCTCTTGGATGAAAAGAAGGAAAAAGGTCTGGCCCAGAAATACATGGGCGAACTAAAAATCAAGGCCTCCTCTCACCGTCAAGTAGTGGAGAAGCTCAGCGGGGGCAACCAGCAGAAAGTGGTCTTGGCCAAATGGCTGGCGACACGCCCAAAAGTACTCATGCTGGACGAGCCCACACGGGGCATTGACATTAACGCCAAAAACGAGATTTACAAGTTGATCAGGCAATTGGCCAGTGAAGGAATTGGATTGATCGTGGTTTCTTCGGAATTGCCCGAAATCTTGGCCATCTCGGATCGTGTGTTGGTCATGGCCGAAGGCAGGCTGACCGCTAATATTCCGATTTGTGAGCAGACTTCCGAAGACGAAATTTTGCAAGCGGCCATTCCAAAGAAAGAGGAAAGAAAAAAAGATTAA
- a CDS encoding DUF2291 domain-containing protein, whose product MKRKWIKNGIIGGLLLLALGSSISIKKLDQVRANASEDAFDAVAYAEDFWEEELIPDLEDAVEVNYLTHLLRNRPADAFEQHSEALGIGNIRFFMIQGAGEIRQVGEDDLTVLVETDSSSQVVKIETEYIFGNAVRDASGKVDLTKFEQTMDFNNVSAAINQLVRKKVLPPLKANAEVGKRVTFVGAVEMNREQVDLSEIALIPVHVSFMEGKDQTAYADR is encoded by the coding sequence ATGAAACGAAAATGGATTAAAAACGGCATCATCGGCGGCCTTTTACTATTAGCCTTGGGCAGCTCGATAAGCATCAAAAAGCTGGATCAGGTACGCGCCAATGCGTCGGAGGACGCTTTTGACGCAGTGGCTTATGCGGAAGACTTTTGGGAAGAGGAGCTGATTCCTGATTTGGAAGATGCGGTGGAAGTAAACTACCTGACGCATTTGCTCAGAAACCGTCCTGCAGATGCATTTGAGCAGCATTCCGAAGCATTGGGTATCGGTAATATCCGTTTTTTTATGATCCAGGGAGCAGGCGAAATCCGCCAAGTCGGAGAGGATGACCTTACGGTGCTGGTGGAGACAGACTCCAGCAGCCAAGTAGTGAAAATCGAAACCGAGTACATTTTTGGCAATGCTGTCCGCGATGCCAGTGGCAAAGTGGATTTGACCAAATTTGAGCAAACCATGGACTTTAACAATGTTTCAGCGGCCATTAACCAGCTGGTTAGGAAAAAGGTCTTACCACCCTTAAAGGCAAACGCTGAGGTAGGCAAAAGAGTCACTTTTGTAGGGGCGGTGGAAATGAATCGTGAGCAGGTGGATTTGAGCGAAATAGCCTTGATCCCTGTACATGTCTCTTTTATGGAAGGAAAAGACCAGACCGCTTATGCTGACCGTTAA
- a CDS encoding D-ribose ABC transporter substrate-binding protein, which translates to MKKITQNILMWCLPLLLLVGACENKSATDAKGKIAVIVSTLNNPWFVVLAETAAQEAEALGYEVSIFDSQNNTALENNHFENAITAGFQAILFNPTDAEGSVSNVAKAAEAGIAVFCMDREVNSSLPTSQILSDNYAGCVSLGKYFVDQLDKSGNYVEILGLVGDNNTWNRSKGFHSVVDHYPELKMVAQQSADFDRNKAMEVMESILQVHRDIDAVFCGNDAMAMGAYQALKAAGMENDVEVFGFDGAADVVDAVKDGRIAATAMQFPKVMAKTAAQLADNYIQGEKDFVKKLPVDVELVHPGNVEHYAAYGKKE; encoded by the coding sequence ATGAAAAAAATAACCCAAAATATCCTGATGTGGTGCCTTCCGCTGTTATTGCTGGTAGGTGCCTGCGAAAACAAGTCAGCTACGGACGCCAAGGGAAAGATCGCAGTCATCGTTTCTACCTTGAACAATCCATGGTTTGTGGTCTTAGCGGAAACAGCAGCACAGGAAGCTGAAGCACTGGGCTATGAAGTGAGCATTTTTGATTCGCAAAACAACACAGCCTTGGAGAACAACCATTTTGAGAATGCCATCACCGCAGGCTTTCAAGCCATACTTTTTAACCCTACAGATGCCGAAGGTTCGGTCAGCAATGTGGCCAAGGCAGCCGAGGCAGGAATTGCCGTTTTCTGCATGGATCGTGAGGTAAATTCCAGCTTGCCCACTTCCCAAATCCTTTCGGACAACTATGCAGGCTGTGTATCGCTTGGAAAATACTTTGTCGATCAACTGGACAAATCGGGCAATTATGTCGAAATCCTCGGGTTGGTCGGTGACAATAATACCTGGAACCGCTCAAAGGGCTTCCACAGCGTAGTGGATCACTATCCGGAGTTAAAAATGGTGGCACAGCAAAGTGCAGATTTTGACCGGAATAAGGCCATGGAAGTGATGGAGTCCATCCTTCAGGTTCACCGGGACATCGACGCGGTATTCTGTGGAAACGACGCCATGGCCATGGGAGCTTACCAAGCCCTCAAAGCAGCAGGAATGGAAAATGACGTGGAAGTCTTTGGTTTTGATGGCGCCGCCGATGTGGTGGATGCGGTAAAAGATGGCAGAATTGCCGCTACCGCGATGCAATTCCCAAAAGTGATGGCCAAAACCGCCGCGCAGCTTGCAGATAATTATATCCAAGGAGAAAAGGACTTTGTCAAAAAACTGCCCGTGGACGTGGAACTGGTGCATCCCGGAAACGTGGAGCATTACGCTGCCTACGGGAAAAAAGAATAA
- a CDS encoding transketolase family protein: MTVKTTHTLKKGLANLEVFSATLQGLAEADSNIIAVTSDSRGSGKLVPFAAKYPKQIVEVGIAEQNLVGVAAGLASTGKKVFAVSPACFLTARSLEQIKNDIAYSDNPVNVIGISAGVSYGALGSTHHSLHDFAVLRAVNNIMVVAPGDNFETEMAIRQAAALEEPVYLRFGKKPMPFLSDNKDFALGKGREIRGGKEVAIVATGETVWPAMQAAMLLEEEKGIQVGVISMHTIKPLDTALLESIASRYAAIMTVEEHSIYGGLGEACASFLLQSGYQKNFKLMGIPDEYTVTGSQLDILNHYGISEKGIADEVLKLLR; encoded by the coding sequence ATGACAGTAAAAACAACCCATACATTAAAAAAAGGCTTGGCCAACTTGGAAGTCTTTTCAGCTACATTGCAGGGTCTGGCGGAAGCAGACAGCAATATTATCGCAGTGACCAGTGATTCCAGGGGATCGGGAAAATTAGTGCCTTTCGCAGCCAAATACCCCAAGCAGATCGTGGAAGTGGGCATTGCAGAGCAAAACTTGGTGGGCGTGGCCGCTGGATTGGCTTCGACGGGCAAGAAAGTATTTGCTGTTTCACCGGCGTGTTTTCTGACGGCCCGTTCACTGGAGCAGATCAAAAATGACATTGCCTACTCTGACAACCCTGTCAATGTGATAGGCATCAGTGCAGGGGTGAGCTACGGTGCACTGGGTTCTACACACCATAGCCTTCATGACTTTGCCGTGCTCCGTGCGGTCAATAATATCATGGTGGTGGCACCTGGTGATAATTTTGAAACAGAGATGGCCATTCGACAGGCCGCTGCATTGGAAGAACCTGTGTACCTCCGTTTTGGCAAGAAGCCTATGCCCTTCCTGAGCGATAACAAGGATTTTGCCCTTGGCAAGGGACGTGAAATCCGAGGAGGCAAGGAGGTAGCCATAGTCGCTACAGGCGAAACGGTTTGGCCGGCGATGCAAGCGGCAATGCTGCTGGAGGAGGAAAAAGGCATCCAGGTAGGAGTGATCAGCATGCACACTATCAAACCGCTGGATACTGCCCTTTTAGAAAGCATCGCCAGTAGGTATGCTGCGATCATGACGGTGGAGGAACACAGTATTTATGGGGGACTCGGTGAAGCTTGTGCTTCTTTTCTCTTGCAATCGGGCTATCAGAAGAATTTTAAACTAATGGGGATACCCGACGAATATACCGTGACAGGTTCTCAATTGGACATTCTAAATCACTATGGCATTTCAGAAAAAGGGATCGCCGATGAGGTGCTGAAATTGCTGCGGTAA
- a CDS encoding transketolase encodes MTTKELQIKSLEYRKKVLQYIKKAKAGHTGGSLSCTDILNVLYNEVMNVSPANFKDPNRDRYIQSKGHSVEALFVVLADQGFYPESNIETLCQYQSHFIGHPTRKVPGVEQNTGALGHGLPISVGTALAGKMDSLDYRVFTLMGDGELLEGSNWEAAMAASHYKLDNLVAILDYNKLQITGAVKDVCNSEPIDQKFEAFGWSVKHVDGNDVEALSKTLKSAPFETGKPSFVIAHTVKGKGISFMENNIKWHHGVPSDEQYADAQKELDSQLVELSKAII; translated from the coding sequence ATGACAACCAAAGAACTCCAAATAAAATCGCTTGAGTACCGCAAGAAGGTACTTCAGTATATCAAAAAAGCCAAAGCAGGGCATACTGGAGGCAGCCTTTCCTGCACGGATATCCTCAATGTACTTTACAACGAAGTAATGAATGTCTCCCCAGCAAATTTCAAAGACCCCAACCGTGACCGCTACATCCAGAGCAAGGGCCATTCGGTGGAGGCGCTGTTCGTGGTGTTGGCAGACCAGGGTTTTTATCCGGAAAGTAATATTGAAACCCTTTGTCAGTACCAATCCCACTTCATCGGCCACCCCACGCGAAAAGTCCCCGGTGTGGAGCAGAATACGGGAGCGTTGGGGCATGGGCTTCCCATCAGCGTAGGCACGGCCTTGGCTGGAAAAATGGATAGCTTGGATTACCGGGTATTTACATTGATGGGAGACGGTGAATTGCTGGAGGGCTCCAATTGGGAAGCGGCCATGGCCGCTTCGCACTATAAGTTGGATAACCTGGTAGCGATCTTGGACTACAACAAATTGCAGATCACCGGTGCGGTGAAAGACGTCTGCAATTCCGAGCCTATAGATCAGAAATTTGAAGCCTTCGGCTGGAGCGTGAAGCACGTGGACGGCAATGACGTGGAGGCTTTGAGCAAGACGTTGAAATCAGCGCCCTTCGAAACGGGAAAACCCAGTTTTGTGATCGCCCATACGGTCAAAGGCAAAGGCATTAGTTTTATGGAAAACAACATCAAATGGCACCACGGTGTACCCAGTGATGAGCAATATGCTGATGCCCAAAAAGAACTGGATAGCCAATTGGTAGAACTTTCAAAAGCAATCATCTGA